A region of Silurus meridionalis isolate SWU-2019-XX chromosome 13, ASM1480568v1, whole genome shotgun sequence DNA encodes the following proteins:
- the cbln1 gene encoding cerebellin-1, whose protein sequence is MTSLFARHGHCFFYFIYFIFLGTAHPSLSLSLSLSLSRISSIRKPTCSSSFSSSSSSSSSSSERGRCSCGRHMAVKSPRAAIGGEQTSSWARRGAARKGGVLRRGARALASLCASLPISHASIIERASRRKPLRYALSRVPTRRGPRCVHRRLKTRAREQHEGEKDLETEKLTEFERKEKPGDGYDFVSALKQERSAEETVRLKLTVMLVFVLCALALGCLASAQNETEPIVLEGKCLVVCDSNPTSDPTGTALGISVRSGTAKVAFSAVRNTNLEPSEMSNRTMVIYFDQVLVNVGRSFDEDRSHFFAPRKGIYSFNFHVVKVYNRQTIQVSLMHNGWPVISAFAGDQDVTREAASNGVLIQMEKGDRAYLKLERGNLMGGWKYSTFSGFLVFPL, encoded by the exons ATGACCTCTTTGTTCGCGCGCCAtggtcactgttttttttattttatttattttatttttttaggaactgcacatccttctctctctctctctctctctctctctctctctcgaatCTCAAGCATCCGCAAGCCcacctgttcttcttctttctcttcttcttcttcttcttcttcttcttcttcagaaaGGGGGCGGTGCTCGTGTGGACGTCACATGGCCGTCAAATCGCCACGCGCCGCGATTGGCGGCGAGCAGACGAGCTCGTGGGCACGGCGGGGAGCCGCGCGGAAAGGGGGCGTGTTGCGAAGGGGGGCGCGCGCGCTCGCCAGCCTTTGTGCATCACTTCCAATATCTCACGCGTCAATAATTGAGCGCGCGAGCAGACGGAAGCCCTTGCGCTATGCGCTCAGCCGCGTGCCGACTAGACGAGGGCCTCGCTGCGTTCACCGCCGCCTCAAGACTCGCGCACGGGAACAACACGAAGGAGAAAAGGATCTAGAGACAGAAAAACTCACCGAG TTcgagaggaaagaaaaacctGGAGACGGCTACGACTTTGTGAGTGCCCTGAAGCAGGAGAGAAGTGCTGAGGAGACTGTGAGGCTGAAGTTGACAGTGATGCTGGTGTTTGTGCTGTGCGCGCTGGCGTTGGGTTGCCTCGCGAGCGCGCAGAACGAGACGGAGCCCATCGTTTTGGAAGGAAAATGTCTGGTCGTGTGCGACTCAAACCCAACTTCAGACCCCACCGGCACTGCGCTCGGGATTTCCGTGCGCTCCGGAACCGCCAAAGTCGCATTCTCCGCAGTCAGGAACACCAACCTCGAGCCGTCCGAGATGAGTAACCGGACAATGGTCATCTACTTTGATCAG GTTCTCGTGAACGTCGGCAGAAGTTTCGACGAAGATAGAAGTCATTTCTTCGCCCCGCGTAAAGGGATTTACAGTTTTAATTTCCACGTCGTGAAGGTTTACAACCGGCAAACTATCCAG GTGAGCCTCATGCACAATGGGTGGCCTGTGATTTCAGCCTTTGCTGGAGACCAGGACGTGACACGCGAGGCTGCCAGTAATGGTGTTCTGATCCAAATGGAGAAAGGCGATCGTGCCTACCTCAAGCTAGAGCGGGGCAACCTGATGGGTGGCTGGAAGTACTCCACCTTCTCTGGCTTCCTGGTCTTCCCTCTGTAG